The following proteins are co-located in the Diorhabda carinulata isolate Delta chromosome 4, icDioCari1.1, whole genome shotgun sequence genome:
- the LOC130892249 gene encoding PRA1 family protein 3 has protein sequence MHKKQTSSDFEIAPLRSLGDFLLEAARFQIPNVKDFERWGNRVTQNLLYYQTNYFLMSILIFIIVGIIHPIKMACGILATAVLFMIFVYITNEKASAARFKKRHPIVSIFVIFACAYFLAYMLQSLMVFLLGVLLPVAAIFIHASLRLRNMKNKIANKVESLGLRTTPMGFFLEEMGLESELF, from the exons ATGCATAAAAAACAAACCTCTTCAGATTTTGAGATTGCACCTCTAAGATCTTTGGGCGATTTTCTTTTAGAAGCCGCCCGTTTTCAAATACCAAATGTAAAAGATTTCGAAAGATGGGGTAATAGAGTTACACAAAATTTGTTATACTACCAAACGAATTATTTCTTGATGTCCATTCTGATATTTATAATAGTGGG TATAATACATCCTATTAAAATGGCTTGTGGGATATTAGCAACAGCTGTACTTTTCatgatttttgtttatattacaAACGAAAAGGCAAGTGctgctagatttaaaaaaagacATCCAATTGTTTCGATTTTCGTCATTTTTGCCTGTGCTTATTTCCTCGCATACATGTTACAATCCCTCATGGTTTTCCTTCTTGGTGTTTTATTACCTGTGGCAG CAATTTTCATTCACGCTTCTTTGAGATtgagaaacatgaaaaataaaattgctaatAAAGTAGAGAGCTTGGGTCTTAGAACAACTCCTATGGGATTTTTTCTTGAAGAAATGGGTCTGGAAAGTGAGTTATTCTGA